DNA from Microbacterium sp. SORGH_AS_0969:
ACCCCGACTCTGCCTGGTTCGCCGTCGGGATGTCGGTGGTCGCGCTCATCGGCGCGATCGCGTCGTTCGCCCTCCCGCTCGGGGCCGAGGCCGATCACGGGCACGACCACGAGCACGGTCACGCTCCCGCGGCCGCCTCGGCGCGCCGCGAGGCCTTCGCGCACGCCGACCACGAGCACTCCGACCCGGCCGACGCCCACGACCACGCCGCGCACGAGCACCTCGCGGCCCGTCCACGCCTGACGCCGGCGGGAATCGCCGCGTTCACCGGGGGCGTGCTGGCCTCGACCGCCGTCGTCGCCGTGCTGCTCACGCCCGCCGCCTCACTCTCGACCGAGCTCGCCGTCTCGCGCGATGTGGGCGCCGCGCCCCTGTTCGCCGGATCCGATGTCATCACCCTGGCCGCGTCGGGCGACACCTCGAAATTCGGAGTCGGCGACTGGTCGGCGGTCTTCGCCCACGCGACGAATCCCGAGACCTTCGACGGCAAGCCCGTCACCCTGACCGGCTTCATCACCCCCGGCGGTGACGGGGCGAGCTTCGACCTCACCCGACTCGTCATCACGCACTGCGTCATCGACGCGCAGACCGCGCGTCTGCCGATCGCGGCCACCGGTGACGCCCCGGCGAGCGGGCAGTGGGTGACGGTTACCGGCACGGTGCGTTCGAGCGGCGACGGCAAGCTCGAGGTGCACGCCGACCAGGTGGCCGCGATCGACGAGCCGGCGGACCCCTATGAGTACTGAGACCCGGCGCCGGGGCGGCGCGGACTCTCGTCGCGCGCGGGCGCGCCGACGCCAGGGTCGCGGTTACCTCGCCGCGTTCGGCGTGGTGCTGCTGACCCTCGTGCTCGTGGGCGGGGTGGGCGGCGTCGTCGCCGTCGCGCAGGGACCCCGCGTCACGGACGTGCAGGTCGATCCGGCCGCCGGCATCGCGGCATCCGGATCCCGCGTCATCCTCACCACGACCCAGTCGCTCGAGAAAGTGGATCCCTCGCAGGTCGAGGTGGAGCCGGCGACGCCGTTTACCGTCGACACCTCCGGACGCAGTGTCGGCATCCGCTTCACGCTGCCGCTGCGCGACGACTCCGACTACCGCGTCACCGTGAACGACGTGAAGGGTCTCGGCGCGGGGCCCGGAGCGACCCTCACCGAGACGTTCCGAACGCCTGCCCTGCAGGCGTACCTGATGCAGCGCGGGACGCCCGAGGGCGACACGATCTTCCGCACCGACCTCGAGGGCAAGGCCGGGCTCCCGGTGTTCACCGACCCGCACATCGAGGATTTCCGGACGACGGCGAACCACCTCGTCATCTCCACACGCGACAACGACACCGCCCGCGTGATCGTGACCGATCTCGACGGGAAGAACCCGCGCGACGTCACCCTGCCCGGCCCCGGCTTCGTCTCGAACCTGCAGTCGGCGGATCGCGGAGAGCGCTTCGGTTTCACCTTCTCGGATGCCACTCTCGGCGCCGCGGGCGGACGCGAGAGCCGGCTCTTCACGGCCTCGGCCGCGACCGAGGACGCCCCGGTCGAGGTAGGCCTCAACGGGGGCGATGTGCGCATCGCCGACTGGCGTTTCGTGCCCGACACCGACAGCATGCTCGTGCTGACGTTCGACTCGCGGCTCCTCCTGACCGACGCGGTGGGCGGGAACGCCGCGCCGCTGGGCAGCGCGGTGGCCATCGACGGCATTGCGCGCGGGTCGTCGGTGGCGATCGTCGAACGCCTCGAAGGAGTGCGCGAGATCAACCTCACGGACGGCTCGGAGGTAGCCCTCGTCGACCCGGTGGACCCTCCGGGCAGAACGGGCCGCGCGACGCCCGTCCCCGGTCTCGACGCGGGAACCGTGCGGTCGTTCGCGGACATCGGGTCGGACGGCGCCTACCGCTCGACCATCGTCGGGCACGTCAGCAGCGACGGGACGGTGCGCCAGCTCCTCGACGTGCCGGGAACCGACACGGTCCTGCAGACGTGCGTCTCGCCGAGCGGGCGGTACGCCGCGGTCCTGGTGGCTCCCGGCGCCGTGAACAACCCCTTCGACCGCTACCAGCTTCCCCTGCCCGGAAAGCTGCAGACGCACCTCGTCGAGATCGACACCGGTCAGCAGCTCGTCGCGCTCCAGGGCTTCGACCTCTCGTGGTGCCAGGTCCCGCCCGGATGACGCGGTTCGCGACGCGCGACGAGCTCGCGGGGCTCCCGGTCGAGGTCGCTCCCTCGCTCCTCGGCGCGGTGCTCGAGACCGAGGTCGAGGGGGAGCGGGTCGCCGTCCGCCTCACCGAGGTCGAGGCGTATCACGGTCTCGGCACGGGGGAGCGGCCCGATCCGGGCTCGCACGCACGGATGGGGCCGACCGCCCGCAATGCCACGATGTGGGGCGAGCCCGGTCACCTGTACGTCTACCTGAGCCACGGCATCCATTCCTGCGTCAACGTCGTCTGCGGACCCGAGGGCGTCGCCGGTGGTGTGCTGCTGCGCGGCGGCGAGGTCGTCGAGGGGGCTCCGGTCGCCGAGAGGCGTCGTGTCGAGCGCCGGGGCGTCGTGCGCGCCGCGCGCGACCTCGCCCGGGGTCCCGGTCGTCTGGGCGATGCGGTGGGCCTGCGGCATCCGCAGCATGACGGGATCGATGCGGTGACCGGTGAGATCCGCGCCGGTGCTCGCGCGCGGCTGCGGTGGCCGGACGAACCGGTGGCCCGCATCGCGACCGGCCCGCGCGTCGGGGTGGCCGGTATCGCCGGCACCGCCGCGTTCCCCTGGCGCTTCTGGATCGAGGGGGATGCCACGGTGTCCGCGTTCCGCTGGGGCCGCGGTGCCGCGGAGGCGGCGGGGGAGTGACGGTCCCGGTCCCTTCGACAGGCTCAGGGACCTCGGCGGCGCGAGGGGCCCGTGGTCGGTGCGGGGGAGGTGGCTGAGCCTGTCGAAGCCACCGGGAGTCGAAGTGACCCTTCGACCAGCTCAGGGCCTCTCAGCGCTGAAAGGCTGCGTCCGTCAAGGCGACACGCCGTTCGTGCTAGACTGACCCCTTGTCTGCGCGCACTCCAGCACGCAGTTCGCACCCCTCCTCCTGATCCCGGCTCTCCGTCGTGCTCAGACGGGGTGCAGACAAGGGATCTTGGGTGGCACCGTCCGGTGTCACGGTACAGAAGGAGACATCACCATGGCAGCAGTGTGCCAGGTGACTGGAGCGGTTCCCGGCTTCGGTCACAACATCTCGCACTCGCACCGCCGGACGAAGCGCCGCTTCGACCCGAACGTGCAGAAGAAGACCTACTTCGTTCCGTCGCTGGGTCGCAACATCAAGCTCAACGTTTCGGCGAAGGGCATCAAGGTCATCGACGCGCGCGGTATCGAAGCCGTCGTCCGTGACCTGCAGGCGAAGGGCGTGAAGCTGTAATGGCGAAGAAGGCTCAGGACGTCCGTCCGATCATCAAGCTGCGTTCGACCGCGGGCACGGGGTACACCTACGTGACGCGCAAGAACCGCCGCAACAACCCCGACCGCATCGTGCTCAAGAAGTACGACCCCGTGGTCCGCAAGCACGTCGACTTCCGAGAGGAGCGCTAAGCACATGGCTAAGAAGAGCAAGATCGCGCGCAACGAGCAGCGCAAGGTCGTCGTCGAGCGCTACGCCGCGAAGCGCGCCGAGCTGAAGAAGACCCTGGTCGACCCCAACGCGACCGACGAGGCCCGCGAGGCCGCCCGCGTGGGCCTGCAGAAGCTGCCCCGCAACGCCTCGCCCGCGCGTGTGCGCAGCCGCGACGTCATCGACGGCCGCCCCCGTGGTGTCCTCACGAAGTTCGGCGTCTCGCGCGTCCGCTTCCGTGACATGGCCCACCGTGGCGAGCTGCCCGGTGTGACCAAGTCGTCCTGGTAAGCACCAGTACCACCGCGAAGGGCGGGGGTCCCGAAAGGGGCTCCCGCCCTTCGTCGTTCAGAACGTCCGTCGCAGGAGTTCTCCCACCGCCTCCGCGCGCCCGCTGACGCCGAGCTTGGCGTAGATGGAGCGCACCTGGCTCTTCACGGTGTTGAGAGACACGCCCCGCTCGCGGGCGATGTCCGCCAGGTTCCGGTCCGACGAGAGCAGCACCGCCAGCTCCCGCTCGGTCGGGGTGAAGCCGGTGACCTCCGCGGGGTTCAGCGAGGGTGCGGCGACCGAGGGCAGGAAGTCCCGGATGCCGGTGACGACCGGTCCGAGCTCGGGTCGAGCGCTCACCACCTCGTCGAACAGGGCCAGCGTCTCGCCCAGGGGCAGCATGATGAACGGCGTGATCGAGCCCCCGGTCCGGGAGATCAGCAGCAGAGCCGCTTCCATGCTCTGCGCGGCGCGTCGCGCGGACCCGATACGCGCGAAAGCGATCGCGCGACGCAGCAGGGTGGGAGTCAGGGTGCGCAAGCAGTGGTCTGTCTCGTCGGCCACGCACGCCTCGGTCTCGGCGAGCAGTTCGCGGTCGCGCCCGAGGAGGAGGAGCGCCACCGAGCGCTGCATCGGGAAGCAGATCCCGTGTCCGGGCGGAGTCCGTCCGGTGGAGAGAGTCGCCAGAGCCTCGGCGTACTCGCCTCGCGCGACGAGGATGTCGGACCCGATGCACGTCAGGAGGTCGCGGATTATGCGGTGGCTGCGGTGCCGCCGCGAACCGTACGACAGCTGCCAGTTCGCAGCGAGAGCCCCCGAGTAATCGCGCTCGAAGAGACCCCGCACGACGTCGATGGCACGGGCGGAGTAGTCCCAGTACGGGTCGTCCGGCCGGACCTCGCGCAGGATCGTGGAGACCGCCGCGAGACGATCCGACTGCATCCACGCCGCCGCCACGAGGGACTCCGCGAGCAGGACGAGGTAGTCGATCTCGTCGTCTGGCCAGGCGTTGTCGGCGAAGAGCGCTTGAGCGGCGGCCCTGTCGTTCTCGCTGCTCTCGTACTCGCCGTTGAGGGCATGGCCCAGGGCGAGAACGGCGTGGGCGCGGTATCGGACCGGGGCGGTGTCGGCGAAGAGCAGAGCCTCGGCGCCGTACTGTGCGCCGATCTGCGGCCAGCCGATGGCGCAGCAGTACTCGCCGGCGGCGGCGAGCAGATGCGCGCGCGCGTCGTCGGACAGGGTGGCTTCGCGGGTGAGACGGGTGTCGACGAAGTACCGATCGATGAGCGCGAGCCCCTCGGAGAGGGCGTCTCGCCGCGCCCGCGACACCAGGACGGCGGCGAGGGTCAGGGCCGCCGTGTCGGTCCAGACGCGAGGAAGCGGGGGCGGCGGTGCTTCGGCCAAGAGGGCGAGGTGGCGCTGTTCCGGAATCCCGTGCCCGGGGGCCAACCGGGCCGCGGTCGTGACGACCGCCGCGTGGAAGGCGGCCCGGGCGTCGATGGATCTCTGCGTGTTCGGCATCGCGCCCCTCTCCCGACGGGAGTCGGAGAGGGCGCCCGGACCCTCCGATGGTGCGAGGCACATGACCCGTCGAGCCCCCAACATACGAAAGGCGCTCACCCAGATCTCACTCGTAGCCGGGGATATACCGCTCTCATTCACGTCCGGGGTCACCCGTATCGTCGAGCCGCTTCGCCCGCCTCGTTCGCCCGGGGCGGTGTGGGGACGTGCGTGCTCTCTCACCGGGGCCGGGTCGGGCCCGTTTCGGGCGACACGCCGGTGCATTCGAGGGGGAAATCCCTCAAAATCCCCGTAATTCCGCGGTTCGGTTGATACTGTCGAGGCGGTCTCCCGACCACCGAGGAGAATTCCTCCTCGTCCGATGTAACGAGAGGCGACGACAACGTCGCCTGGAGGACAACCACATGGCTGACAAGTCCATCACCAAGACCGAGCTCGTCGCGAGCATCGCCAGCGCGACCGGGCAGAGCCAGTCCGCCGTGTCGGGCGTGCTCGACTCCCTCTTCTCCACCGTCTCCGAGGCGGTCGCCAAGGGCAGCAAGGTTTCGATCCCCGGCTGGATCGCCTTCGAGCAGGTCGCCACGTCCGCTCGCACGGGCCGCAACCCTCAGACCGGTGAGGAGATCTCGATCCCCGCCGGCAAGCGCGTCAAGGTCACCGCGGGCTCGAAGCTCAAGGCTGCCGTCAAGTAAGACGTCGCCGCACCGCACAGAGGGGGATGCCGAGAGGCATCCCCCTCTGTCTTCGTCCGGCGCGGGTCCATTCGGCGCAAGAGCGTCCGGCGCGAGACCCTTCGGCCCGGAATCGTTCGACATCGTCCTTCGTCGACGACGTGGCCCGCCGCTCCGCGTCTCCTCGTACGCGCGCCGACGTAGTCTGGACGGGTGAACGCCCGTGCCCTCCGTGTGGCGGGACCCGTCATCCTCGTCGCGGTCTCGCTGATCGCCGTCGTCGCGGGCCTCGCCTACGGCGGAGGCGCCGCCGCGCCCCTGCTGGCAGACCCCGGCCCGGTGGTGCGATGGGGACTGCCGCTCGCCACGCTCGTGGTCAACCTGTCGGCGGCGACGATGGTCGGCTCCCTGGTGCTCGCGCTGTTCGCCCTGAAGGCCGGGGAGCGCCCCTTCGAGCTCGCCCTCGACACGGCCTCGATCGGTGCCGCGATCTTCACCGTCGCCTCGGCCGCGACCGGCTACCTGACCTTCCTCAACATCATCAACGCGAAGCCGACGCTCGACCCGCTCTTCGGGCAGCAGCTCGGCCGCTTCCTCGTCGAGAGCGAGATCGGCCCCGCGTGGCTCATCACCACGATCGCCGGTGCGGTGCTGACCGTGCTGACCTTCGCCGTGCGGTCCTGGGTTCCGACGATGATCGTCGCGATCCTCGCGCTGGCGTCGCTCGTCCCGATGGGCACGCAGGGTCACGCCGGCACCGAGGCCAGCCACACGGCGGCCGTGACCTCGCTCGTGCTGCACATCATCGCCGCCGCCGTCTGGCTGGGCGGGCTGGTGCTGCTCGTCGTCGTGCGACCCGCCATGTCGCGGACGCAGCTGCAGACCACGCTGCTGCGGTACTCGTCGATCGCCCTCGCGGCTTTCGTGGTCGTGGCCGTCTCGGGCACGGTGCGCGCCTCGATCGGCTTGCTGGGCTGGGAGAACCTGTTCTCGCCTTACGGCATCCTGGTCCTCGTCAAGGTCGCGGCGCTGCTCGCGATGGGCCTACTGGGGGCGTGGTACCGCCGCCGCCTGATCGCGCGCATGGCCGACGAGCAGGGCTCCCGGCGCTTCTGGGCGATCATCGTCGTCGAACTCGTCTTCATGGGGATCGCGAGCGGGGCGGCCGCCGCGCTCGCCCGCACCCCTCCACCGATCGCTCCGCCGCTGGTGGGCCAGACTCCCGCCGAGATCCTCACGGGCTCGCCGTTGCCGCCCGAGCTGACGATCGAACGCTGGTTCACCAGCTGGGACATCGACCTGCTCTGGGCCTTCGTCGTCGCTTTCGGACTGTTCTTCTACCTCGCCGGCGTGTGGCGTCTGCGCCGCCGCGGCGACAGCTGGCCGATCTACCGGACGGTGCTGTGGTGCCTCGGCATGCTCGCGGTGTTCTGGATCACCTCGGGGCCGGTGAACGTATACCAGGACTACCTGTTCAGCATGCACATGATCGGGCACATGCTGCTGTCGATGGCGATCCCGCTCATGCTGGTGTCGGGGGCGCCGGTGACCCTCGCGGCCCGCGCGATCCGCAAGCGCGACGACGGCACTCGGGGCGGCCGCGAGTGGATCCTCTGGGCCGTGCACAACCCGGTCGCCAAGGTGCTCACGAACCCCTACGTCGCCGCCGGACTGTTCATCGGTTCGCTCTGGGCCTTCTACTACACCGATCTGTTCCGCTGGTCCCTCTACGACCACCTCGGGCACATCTGGATGGTCGCGCACTTCCTCATCACGGGCTACCTGTTCGTGCTGAGCCTCATCGGGATCGACCCGGTCCCGTACCGTCTGCCCTACCCGATGCGGCTCCTCGTGCTCATCGCGATCATGGCCATGCACGCGTTCTTCGGCATCGCGATCATGATGAACTCCGGCTTGATGGTCGCCGAGTGGTTCGGGGCCATGGGGCGCACGTGGGGGCCGACACCCCTCGAGGACCAGTACGCCGGCGGTGGCGTGGCGTGGTCGGTCGGCGAGATCCCGACCCTGATCCTCGCGATCACCGTCGCGATCCAGTGGAGTCGCAGCGACGAGCGCCAGCAACGTCGACGCGACCGCCACGTCGACCGCGTCGGCGACCTCGAGCTCGACGCCTACAACGAAGAGCTCGCGCGGCTCGCGGCGCGCGACGCCCGGGCGGCCGAGCGCGACGCCGCCCGTCGCAGCTGACGGACGCCCCCCTCACTCGCGGGCGGCGCCGTTCAGTCGGAGCTGCCGCTGACGAGGATGGATGCCGTGCCGTCGGGGAGCACCGTGATCTTGCCGTCGACGCTGAAGGGGACGTCCTCGTCGACGTTGCGGATCGAGCCGTCGAAGATCGAGCGGATGTCGACGTCGATGTGCGCGACGGCCCCGGTGGACGGGATGCGCCAGCCCGCGCCGTCGGGGACGATCGTCACCTTCGGCTGCTGGGCGATCGACCACGAGG
Protein-coding regions in this window:
- a CDS encoding LuxR family transcriptional regulator — its product is MPNTQRSIDARAAFHAAVVTTAARLAPGHGIPEQRHLALLAEAPPPPLPRVWTDTAALTLAAVLVSRARRDALSEGLALIDRYFVDTRLTREATLSDDARAHLLAAAGEYCCAIGWPQIGAQYGAEALLFADTAPVRYRAHAVLALGHALNGEYESSENDRAAAQALFADNAWPDDEIDYLVLLAESLVAAAWMQSDRLAAVSTILREVRPDDPYWDYSARAIDVVRGLFERDYSGALAANWQLSYGSRRHRSHRIIRDLLTCIGSDILVARGEYAEALATLSTGRTPPGHGICFPMQRSVALLLLGRDRELLAETEACVADETDHCLRTLTPTLLRRAIAFARIGSARRAAQSMEAALLLISRTGGSITPFIMLPLGETLALFDEVVSARPELGPVVTGIRDFLPSVAAPSLNPAEVTGFTPTERELAVLLSSDRNLADIARERGVSLNTVKSQVRSIYAKLGVSGRAEAVGELLRRTF
- a CDS encoding DNA-3-methyladenine glycosylase, whose amino-acid sequence is MTRFATRDELAGLPVEVAPSLLGAVLETEVEGERVAVRLTEVEAYHGLGTGERPDPGSHARMGPTARNATMWGEPGHLYVYLSHGIHSCVNVVCGPEGVAGGVLLRGGEVVEGAPVAERRRVERRGVVRAARDLARGPGRLGDAVGLRHPQHDGIDAVTGEIRAGARARLRWPDEPVARIATGPRVGVAGIAGTAAFPWRFWIEGDATVSAFRWGRGAAEAAGE
- the rpsN gene encoding 30S ribosomal protein S14, with protein sequence MAKKSKIARNEQRKVVVERYAAKRAELKKTLVDPNATDEAREAARVGLQKLPRNASPARVRSRDVIDGRPRGVLTKFGVSRVRFRDMAHRGELPGVTKSSW
- a CDS encoding HU family DNA-binding protein translates to MADKSITKTELVASIASATGQSQSAVSGVLDSLFSTVSEAVAKGSKVSIPGWIAFEQVATSARTGRNPQTGEEISIPAGKRVKVTAGSKLKAAVK
- a CDS encoding cytochrome c oxidase assembly protein, coding for MNARALRVAGPVILVAVSLIAVVAGLAYGGGAAAPLLADPGPVVRWGLPLATLVVNLSAATMVGSLVLALFALKAGERPFELALDTASIGAAIFTVASAATGYLTFLNIINAKPTLDPLFGQQLGRFLVESEIGPAWLITTIAGAVLTVLTFAVRSWVPTMIVAILALASLVPMGTQGHAGTEASHTAAVTSLVLHIIAAAVWLGGLVLLVVVRPAMSRTQLQTTLLRYSSIALAAFVVVAVSGTVRASIGLLGWENLFSPYGILVLVKVAALLAMGLLGAWYRRRLIARMADEQGSRRFWAIIVVELVFMGIASGAAAALARTPPPIAPPLVGQTPAEILTGSPLPPELTIERWFTSWDIDLLWAFVVAFGLFFYLAGVWRLRRRGDSWPIYRTVLWCLGMLAVFWITSGPVNVYQDYLFSMHMIGHMLLSMAIPLMLVSGAPVTLAARAIRKRDDGTRGGREWILWAVHNPVAKVLTNPYVAAGLFIGSLWAFYYTDLFRWSLYDHLGHIWMVAHFLITGYLFVLSLIGIDPVPYRLPYPMRLLVLIAIMAMHAFFGIAIMMNSGLMVAEWFGAMGRTWGPTPLEDQYAGGGVAWSVGEIPTLILAITVAIQWSRSDERQQRRRDRHVDRVGDLELDAYNEELARLAARDARAAERDAARRS
- a CDS encoding DUF1980 domain-containing protein — encoded protein: MSKTGALATRWLGVGLTACLSITTITLWVTGRMSLYINPDSAWFAVGMSVVALIGAIASFALPLGAEADHGHDHEHGHAPAAASARREAFAHADHEHSDPADAHDHAAHEHLAARPRLTPAGIAAFTGGVLASTAVVAVLLTPAASLSTELAVSRDVGAAPLFAGSDVITLAASGDTSKFGVGDWSAVFAHATNPETFDGKPVTLTGFITPGGDGASFDLTRLVITHCVIDAQTARLPIAATGDAPASGQWVTVTGTVRSSGDGKLEVHADQVAAIDEPADPYEY
- the rpmB gene encoding 50S ribosomal protein L28; protein product: MAAVCQVTGAVPGFGHNISHSHRRTKRRFDPNVQKKTYFVPSLGRNIKLNVSAKGIKVIDARGIEAVVRDLQAKGVKL
- the rpmG gene encoding 50S ribosomal protein L33: MAKKAQDVRPIIKLRSTAGTGYTYVTRKNRRNNPDRIVLKKYDPVVRKHVDFREER